The genomic region CCGCCGAAAAGGTAGTTATAGAAGATATTCCGCCTGGAGGAGATATAAAATATTTCCGAGACGATGAAGACATTCACCACGTACCCAAGAGACCTCTTGAGGAGTTAATACTGGATATTTACTGTTAGCCGGCCTTGCGTTAGATATCTCCTTCATGGATTTGGGAATCTTTCTGCAATTTGTGGTTGCGGGCCTTTCAGCCGGCTCTATTTACGCCCTTATAGCTCTGGGGTTCAGCGTCATCAACAATGCCACGGGCATTGTCAACTTTGCCCAAGGCGACTTTGCCGTGATTGCGGCTTTTTTGGCCTACTCGCTCTTGGTTGGTTTTGGCTGGCCTTACTGGCTGGCTTTTTCTGCTGGGGTATTGTTAGCTGCCCTTGTAGGTTTTTTTCTTTGGCGCTTTGTCTTGAGCTACGCCAAGTCTAAAGAAATAATCTTTCTAGTTTTTATTACCGTTGGTTTTTCCGTTTTTCTTCACGGAGCAATCAAAGAATTATGGGGGAAAAGGCCTATCTCTTTACCGCCTTTAGAAGGAGGTTATATCCAACTTGGGAATCTTAATTTTGAAATTCAAACTTTCTGGATTATTGGTACTACTCTCTTTGCTTTTTTGGCCTTGCATCTTTTCTTCAAATATACCCTCTGGGGCAAAGCTATTCGGGCGGTAGCTGTCGATGCTCAAGCAGCTGCTCTTATGGGAATACCCGTTTCCAAGGCTATTGCCTGCTCCTTTGCTTTAGCAGGGGCCTTAGGAGGACTTGCCGGAATCCTTGTAGCCCCGGTTTGGCCCCTTTCCTTTGAAAGCGGTGTTTATATTGGCCTAAAAGGTTTTGCTGCTGCGGTTTTAGGAGGCTACGGGAATTTCGCAGGAGCTTTGTTAGGCGGGCTTCTTTTAGGCCTGCTAGAGGGAGTGGGGGGCTATTTTGCCTCTGCATTCAAAAATGTAGTAGCTTATAGTGTTTTATTTTTAGTATTGCTCTTCAGGCCGCAGGGGCTTTTAGGAAATAACGAGGAAGAACGTTTATGAGGTCTTTTCTGGTACTTTATCTAATTATTTATTTATTGCCTATCTTTGTAAAAAATCCCTATTATTTGAATGTATTAGCCTTTATAGGCCTATATTTTTTAGTAGCTCTAGGACTAACTATTTTTATTGGTTTTGCTGGCCAAATTTCACTGGGCCACGGTGCTTTTTACGCCATGGGGGCTTATGGCTCAGCCTTAAGCTATTTTTATCTAAAATTGCCCCCTTTCTTTGGAACTTTGTTGGCTATTTTTGTTACAAGCCTGGTAGCGGGTATCCTTGGGCGTTTTGTATTGCGCCTTAAAGGTCATTATCTGGTTATGGCAACCCTTGCCCTAAATCTAATTGTTTACATCTCTCTTTGTGAAGCAGAGACCATCACTGGTGGTATATCTGGATTACCAGGTATTCCACCATATTGTATTGGAGGCTTTTGTTTTAATACTGACAAAGCCAACTATTATTTGATATGGACTATTGCCCTAACAATATTCTTTTTTATCTTGCGCCTCTTACAAGGCCGTCTGGGAAGAGAGTTAAAAGCTATCAAATCAAGCGAGGCAGCCGCTAGAGCTTTAGGTCTTCCAGTTTTACGCTACAAGGTGTGGTCTTTTGTTTTTAGCGCGGTTTTAGCAGCTTTGGCCGGAGCTCTTTATGCCCACTATCTTTCTTTTATTAGTCCTAAAACTTTCGATATTTTTTATTCAGTAGAAGTGGTGACAATCGTACTAGTGGGTGGCATGGGTAGTCCTTGGGGGGCCTTAGCGGGAGCGGCCTTCTTAACCCCTTTACCTCAAATTCTTTCCATTTTTGAAGAGTTAAAAGATATATTTTATGGCTTAAGTCTAATGTTAATCCTTATATTTTATCCGCAAGGCCTTATTTCTATCCTGAAAACAACTACCTGGAAAAAATTTTTTCTTCCAAAATCTCTTCGTTAATTTTCTAGTTTTCACAAAAAAACTGGACTTTTTTCTCTATCGACATAATGTTACAAAGGGTAAAATATGTGAAACCTTTATTTAAAAGAGGTGAAAAATATATGTACAGTGCTATTGAGTTGCAAAAAAGGCTAGGGATATTTCACTCGAAAGTAAGCTCTTTATTTAAGGCCCTATTGCTCTTAGCAAGTTGCTACAAAGACTTAAAGACGAATGCTATCTTACCTAAAAAGCCCCTTAGACCAAGGCCAAAAGGCTCGCCCCTTAAAATAGCTATTGTAACCGAATACTACTATCCGATTCTTGGTGGAATCACCGAACACGTGCATCATTTTGCTAAAGAACTTCTGGCTAAAGGGCACGAAGTAACCATCATAACTCCTGAAGCCGGCCCTTTTGGACGGGATGTAGGTGAGATCGCCAATCATATTATCAAGTTAGGCCGTTCCGTTTCTATCTATTCAAATGACTCTTTTGCCCGAATAAGCTTGGGTCAAGATTTAGGCTCCCAACTGGAAAAAATTTTATTTGAAGGCCAATTTGACTTAGTTCACGTCCATTCCCCGTTAACACCAACTCTTCCTCTCCTGGCTATTTATCATTCGCCTGTCCCTGTGGTGGGAACGTTTCATACCCATTTTGAAGAAAACTTGTGGCTTTCCATGTTTAAAGAACGCTTACGTCCATTTATGGAAGCCATGGCCTTAAGGATAGCTGTTTCTCCCATTTGTATTGCTTCTATGGAAAAGTTTTTGCCTGGTTTTTCCTATGTAGTAGTACCAAACGGTATTGATACGAACTGGTATTCACCTGAACAAAAACCAATTTCTCGTTTTACAGATGACCATTTTAACATCCTTTACGTAGGCCGTTTTGACCCTAGAAACGGGCTTGATATCCTTATAGAAGCATTCAAAATACTAGCCCGAGAAAAACCTAATATCAGACTCATAATTATGGGCTTTGGCCCCCTTGAACCCACTTATCGGAAAATGGTCCCCAAAGAACTTACCGAAAAAATTATATTTGTTGGCAAAATAGATGAAGAACGCCCGGCTTATTATCGAAGTGCTCATGTGCTTTGTTTCCCTGCTAAAAAAGGAAGTTTTGGTATTACTCTTCTTGAGGCTATGGCCTCGGGAGTGCCTGTTGTTACTACAGACATAGAAGGCTTTCGTTTCGTGATGGAAGACGGAAAACATGGCCTTATGGTAAAACCAGAACATGGAGCCGAAGGGTACGCCAGAGCCTTAAAATTCCTTCTAGAAAATCCCGAGAAAAGAAAAGAAATGGCGCAAAAGGCTCGGGAAAGGGCCTTAGAGTTCTCGTGGGACAAAGTAACCGCCGATCTCCTTGACCATTATTACGAAATACTTCCTTCTTAAACATGTTTAGATTCTGGTATGTTTTGCCCCCAAAAATTAAAAAGCGCTTTCTTCTTGTTTTGGGGGCTGGTCTATCTTCTTGTCCAATATTCTTGAAACCAGCTTTTCGTCGTACTGCTCCCTGGTTTATAGGAAGCAGCTTATTGGCCCTGGATACCTTTGTTCCCCAAGTAAACATTTTATCCAAAAGTTTCTGGCGAGCTAAAAATGTTATCCAAGAAATAGCCATCACCTTTGACGACGGGCCAGATGCCGAAATAACCCCTAAACTGCTCGATTTACTGGCTCAAGAGAAAGCCAAGGCCACTTTTTTTGTCTTGGCTAAAAGGGCTAAACGCCTCCCTGAACTTATCCAGAGAATAGAAAAAGAAGGCCACGAACTGGCTTTCCATGGCCTAGATCACCAAAAAATATGGAAGCTTTCCCTAAAAAAATTTAGCCGACAAATAGAACAGGGATTAGCTATCCTTGAGTCAATTTCCTCTAAACCAATAATTTGGTACCGACCGCCCCACGGTTTTATTCGCTTTGACCAATATCTATGGTTGCGTAAAAAAGGGCTTCGTTTAGCTGGATGGACAATTGGTGTGTGGGATACCGATGAAAACGTTACCGCTCAAGAAATCTCAGAAAGAATTTTAGCCTCTTTAAGGCCTGGAGATATTTTACTTTTGCACGATGGCGTGGCTGACCGTCTTCGTCCTCAAACAGCTATGCTCAAAGCCTTTAAAAAGACCCTTCCTGTAATAAAAAAACAGGGGTTAAAACCGCTTACCCTTTCTTCTTTGTGGCGAATTTCTCAAGGGGGCATTAGTGCGTTCTAAAAAATTTCGGCTAATTTTTTCCATTATTTTTGGTCTTAGTTGTCTCGTCATTTTATTTTTGAAGACAGACCTTTCTAAAACTTGGCAAACAATAAAACAGGCAGATATTCGGCTTTTACTTTTAAGCGCTCTACTAAACATAGGAGTTGTTTATCTTAAATCAGAACGCTGGCGCCTGATAGTCTCTCCTCTGTCTAGACTGGGACCTCTGCGTAGTTTTTGCCTGACTGTTTTGGCCTTTTGGGGGAATACCATTTTGCCTATGAGGGCCGGAGATTTTGGCCGAGGCCTTTATCTTATAAAACAAAAACTTAATTGGGGGACAGGATTAAGCACGGTAGCAGCAGATAAATTTATAGATGGTCTGGGGTTAACAAGTTTTGTCTTGCCTTTTTATTTTAATGACATCCTCCCGCCCATTTTGAAAAGAGGCATTCTTTGGCTTTCTGTAAGTATGTTTTTATTGTTTATAGTTCTTTTGGGCTTTTTAAAGCGTATAAAAATTGAAGAACTCTCCGTTAAACATCCTTTATTAAACTGGTTAATAGCTGCTTTTAAAGGCTTAGAAAGCCTGAAAGACAAAAAAATATTAGTGATTACTTATTTTCTTTCTATCCTTTCTTGGCTGGCCCAAGTATATATTTTGATGTTAGCAGCCAAGGCTCTAAATTTGAATCTTTCTTTTATTGAAGCTATCATCACTTTGCTTGGTCTAAACCTGGCTTTACTATTACCCAACCCACCAGCAAACATAGGATTAACTCATGCAGCCATTGTTTTAGTATTAGGGCTTTTGGGATTTCCTGAAAGCCAGGCAATGGCCATTGCCCTAGTTTACCATGGTGTCCAAACCCTAACTATTGTAGTGCTCGGGCTCACTTTTAGCCTTCTTGAGTCACGGATTCTTTAAAAAATCTCTTGCCTACTTGTCATCTACTTTAACCTGCTTCTTCACTTTAGACATAGAATTTCTCTATAGGGTCTGCTCAATAAATAGAAATTTTCTATATAACAAACTTATATTCTTTTGGGTCTTAATTTTTACAGAGATTTAATTAAAATAGTTAAACTAAAAAATTCGCCAAAAGGAGAAGGTATGAAACAGATTGACTGCCGTGGTCTTCCCTGCCCACAACCAGTTATCAATACTAAAAATGCCCTTGACGAGATAAAAGAAGGAGAAGAAGTTCTGGTACTTGTTGACAATGAAGCAGCGGTAAAAAATGTCTCCCGCTTTGCTGAAGCCCAGGGGCACGCTATTTCGGTTACTGCCAAAGATGGTTTTTGGGAACTCAAAATCACCAAAGGAGCTAAGACAGCTTCCATCTCTCCAGATATTTCCTGTGGAACTCAAGAACCTGTTTGTATAGCTTTAACTTCCAAAACTATGGGCAAAGGGGACGAAACCCTGGGAAAAATTCTTTTGCGAGCCTTTATAAAGACTCTGAAAGAAGTCTCTCCAAGGCCCCAAGTCATTGTTTGTTACAATGAAGGAGTCTTTTTGGCCCTTGAAGATTCGGAACTCTTGCCTGACCTTAAAGACCTTGAAAAACAAGGTGTTGAAATTCTAGTATGCGGAACCTGCCTTGATTATTACAAAGTAAAAGACAGGTTAGGCGTAGGGCAAATTTCAAACATGTTTGATATTTTGCAAAAACTAGTATCCTCCAAGGTTGTTAAACCATGATTTACTTAGACCAGGCGGCCACTTCTTTTCCTAAGCCTTCAGAAGTAATAGAGGCCGTAGGACAGGCCCTCAGGAACACTCCGGGAAGCCCTGGGCGCTCTGCCCACCAGGGGGCTCTGGCGGCAAGCCATATAATTTTTGAAGCCCGTGAAAAGATAGCCTCTTTCATCGGCGCTGAAGACTCAACACAAGTAATTTTTACCTCAGGCGCCACCGAGAGCCTTAACCTGGTTATCATGGGACTTCTTAACCCAGGAGACCGTGTAATAGCTACCCATGTGGAACATAATTCCGTAGCCAGGCCGCTTGAGTATCTTAGAAAAACAAGAGAAGTAAAAGTAGTCTATGCCCCGTGCAACGAAGAAGGTTTAGTTGAGCTTGAGACATTAGAAAGGCTAATAAAAGAACATAAGCCCAGGCTCTTGTGCGTGAACCTAGTTTCAAATGTAACTGGTGCCATACAGCCCCTTGCAGAAATTCTTAAAATAAAAGGGAAAAGTTTAGTTCTTGTAGATGCTGCCCAGGCCGTAGGACATATTCCCGTAGATGTTACTAGGTGGGACATAGATTTCCTGGCCTTCTCGGGGCACAAGGGAGTTTTTGGTCCACCAGGCGTGGGTGTGCTTTATATCAAACCCGGGCGAGAAAGTGAACTCTCTCCTATTAAACTTGGAGGGACAGGAAGTCGTTCAGAATCGCTTGAGGCTCCTGAGTTTTTGCCAGATCGCTTTGAGCCCGGAACTCCCAATCTTTGTGGTATCGCCGGCCTTTCTGCTGGAATTGATTTTATTGAAGAAACGAGTCTTATGAAAATTCATCGCCACACCACCGCCCTTGCAGATCTTTTTTTAGAAAAAATTAAAGACCATCCCAAAATTAAAATTTATGGTCCCAAAGAAAGAATCAAAGCCATTCCTATTGTTTCCATAAACATTGAAGGCCTTTCGCCCTCTGAAGTAGCCCTTCGTCTTGATAAAGAATTTCAGGTTGCGGTGCGCCCTGGCCTCCACTGTGCCCCATTGGCACATAAAGCCATAGGAACTTTCCCT from Thermodesulfatator indicus DSM 15286 harbors:
- a CDS encoding branched-chain amino acid ABC transporter permease, which produces MDLGIFLQFVVAGLSAGSIYALIALGFSVINNATGIVNFAQGDFAVIAAFLAYSLLVGFGWPYWLAFSAGVLLAALVGFFLWRFVLSYAKSKEIIFLVFITVGFSVFLHGAIKELWGKRPISLPPLEGGYIQLGNLNFEIQTFWIIGTTLFAFLALHLFFKYTLWGKAIRAVAVDAQAAALMGIPVSKAIACSFALAGALGGLAGILVAPVWPLSFESGVYIGLKGFAAAVLGGYGNFAGALLGGLLLGLLEGVGGYFASAFKNVVAYSVLFLVLLFRPQGLLGNNEEERL
- a CDS encoding branched-chain amino acid ABC transporter permease encodes the protein MRSFLVLYLIIYLLPIFVKNPYYLNVLAFIGLYFLVALGLTIFIGFAGQISLGHGAFYAMGAYGSALSYFYLKLPPFFGTLLAIFVTSLVAGILGRFVLRLKGHYLVMATLALNLIVYISLCEAETITGGISGLPGIPPYCIGGFCFNTDKANYYLIWTIALTIFFFILRLLQGRLGRELKAIKSSEAAARALGLPVLRYKVWSFVFSAVLAALAGALYAHYLSFISPKTFDIFYSVEVVTIVLVGGMGSPWGALAGAAFLTPLPQILSIFEELKDIFYGLSLMLILIFYPQGLISILKTTTWKKFFLPKSLR
- a CDS encoding glycosyltransferase family 4 protein; protein product: MLQRVKYVKPLFKRGEKYMYSAIELQKRLGIFHSKVSSLFKALLLLASCYKDLKTNAILPKKPLRPRPKGSPLKIAIVTEYYYPILGGITEHVHHFAKELLAKGHEVTIITPEAGPFGRDVGEIANHIIKLGRSVSIYSNDSFARISLGQDLGSQLEKILFEGQFDLVHVHSPLTPTLPLLAIYHSPVPVVGTFHTHFEENLWLSMFKERLRPFMEAMALRIAVSPICIASMEKFLPGFSYVVVPNGIDTNWYSPEQKPISRFTDDHFNILYVGRFDPRNGLDILIEAFKILAREKPNIRLIIMGFGPLEPTYRKMVPKELTEKIIFVGKIDEERPAYYRSAHVLCFPAKKGSFGITLLEAMASGVPVVTTDIEGFRFVMEDGKHGLMVKPEHGAEGYARALKFLLENPEKRKEMAQKARERALEFSWDKVTADLLDHYYEILPS
- a CDS encoding polysaccharide deacetylase family protein codes for the protein MFRFWYVLPPKIKKRFLLVLGAGLSSCPIFLKPAFRRTAPWFIGSSLLALDTFVPQVNILSKSFWRAKNVIQEIAITFDDGPDAEITPKLLDLLAQEKAKATFFVLAKRAKRLPELIQRIEKEGHELAFHGLDHQKIWKLSLKKFSRQIEQGLAILESISSKPIIWYRPPHGFIRFDQYLWLRKKGLRLAGWTIGVWDTDENVTAQEISERILASLRPGDILLLHDGVADRLRPQTAMLKAFKKTLPVIKKQGLKPLTLSSLWRISQGGISAF
- a CDS encoding lysylphosphatidylglycerol synthase transmembrane domain-containing protein, with protein sequence MRSKKFRLIFSIIFGLSCLVILFLKTDLSKTWQTIKQADIRLLLLSALLNIGVVYLKSERWRLIVSPLSRLGPLRSFCLTVLAFWGNTILPMRAGDFGRGLYLIKQKLNWGTGLSTVAADKFIDGLGLTSFVLPFYFNDILPPILKRGILWLSVSMFLLFIVLLGFLKRIKIEELSVKHPLLNWLIAAFKGLESLKDKKILVITYFLSILSWLAQVYILMLAAKALNLNLSFIEAIITLLGLNLALLLPNPPANIGLTHAAIVLVLGLLGFPESQAMAIALVYHGVQTLTIVVLGLTFSLLESRIL
- the yedF gene encoding sulfurtransferase-like selenium metabolism protein YedF, coding for MKQIDCRGLPCPQPVINTKNALDEIKEGEEVLVLVDNEAAVKNVSRFAEAQGHAISVTAKDGFWELKITKGAKTASISPDISCGTQEPVCIALTSKTMGKGDETLGKILLRAFIKTLKEVSPRPQVIVCYNEGVFLALEDSELLPDLKDLEKQGVEILVCGTCLDYYKVKDRLGVGQISNMFDILQKLVSSKVVKP
- a CDS encoding aminotransferase class V-fold PLP-dependent enzyme, whose amino-acid sequence is MIYLDQAATSFPKPSEVIEAVGQALRNTPGSPGRSAHQGALAASHIIFEAREKIASFIGAEDSTQVIFTSGATESLNLVIMGLLNPGDRVIATHVEHNSVARPLEYLRKTREVKVVYAPCNEEGLVELETLERLIKEHKPRLLCVNLVSNVTGAIQPLAEILKIKGKSLVLVDAAQAVGHIPVDVTRWDIDFLAFSGHKGVFGPPGVGVLYIKPGRESELSPIKLGGTGSRSESLEAPEFLPDRFEPGTPNLCGIAGLSAGIDFIEETSLMKIHRHTTALADLFLEKIKDHPKIKIYGPKERIKAIPIVSINIEGLSPSEVALRLDKEFQVAVRPGLHCAPLAHKAIGTFPQGTVRFSFGYFNRVSEVEKAAEALLKIAA